In Trifolium pratense cultivar HEN17-A07 linkage group LG7, ARS_RC_1.1, whole genome shotgun sequence, a genomic segment contains:
- the LOC123897698 gene encoding uncharacterized protein LOC123897698, producing the protein MGPRLWTCFGNKGSRYVAEGSNITADVTPEDQTRSGPGPVVVEMFSSQGCTTSPAAELVLSRLGRGDFQLEMPVVVLAFHVDYWDYMGWKDPYGSSQWTVRQKAYVESLGLDTLLTPQVVIQGLAHCLGNDDTALVQAINNAPRYPALNFKATFTKPTQDSLQVSLTGSLRSKVDSNVVDIMVALYENGLVTDCPRGENRGRVLSNDFVVRKLEKLSTEKDISAKKTVTGTLNFPLWGGFNSSKCGVAVFVQSPSHQIFGSQSFHLPDDI; encoded by the exons ATGGGTCCCCGTCTCTGGACCTGTTTTGGAAACAAGGGCAGTCGATACGTCGCGGAAGGGAGCAACATCACGGCGGATGTAACACCTGAAGACCAAACACGTTCCGGACCAGGACCAGTGGTGGTTGAGATGTTTTCATCACAAGGTTGTACAACATCGCCGGCGGCTGAGCTTGTGTTGTCACGGTTGGGTAGAGGTGATTTTCAGCTGGAAATGCCGGTGGTTGTGTTGGCATTCCATGTTGATTATTGGGATTATATGGGTTGGAAAGATCCTTATGGTTCTAGTCAATGGACCGTAAGACAGAAAGCCTATGTTGAGTCTCTTGGACTTGATACATTGTTGACTCCTCAAGTTGTTATTCAAGGTTTGGCTCATTGTCTTGGAAATGACGATACTGCCCTTGTTCAAGCTATTAATAATGCTCCTAGATACCCTGCTCTTAATTTCaag GCAACATTCACAAAACCTACACAAGACTCTTTGCAAGTGTCACTAACAGGATCATTAAGGAGCAAGGTGGACAGTAATGTTGTGGACATCATGGTAGCCTTATACGAAAATGGTTTAGTTACCGACTGTCCAAGAGGAGAGAACAGAGGTCGTGTTCTATCTAATGATTTTGTCGTTAGAAAGCTCGAGAAGCTCTCTACAGAAAAAGACATCTCTGCCAAGAAGACAGTAACAGGAACTCTTAATTTTCCATTGTGGGGAGGATTCAATAGCAGCAAATGTGGTGTAGCTGTCTTTGTTCAAAGCCCTTCTCACCAGATTTTTGGTTCACAGAGTTTTCATCTGCCTGatgatatatga
- the LOC123897705 gene encoding inactive TPR repeat-containing thioredoxin TTL3-like produces MFNESLVVQESLLCEILWRLFSGALCIWRGFAEALSLYDAAIAIDPKKAAYRSNRSAALTALGRLLEALFECREAIQIDPHYHRSHHRLGSLHFRLGETDKALYHYKQAGPEADPDEVAKVKILQAHLNKCTEAQRVGDWNKLVVETSNTISAGADSAPQENVKIKHPQLLTNKGFTTQRQNRHWDYYQEFEVFHWQRINTKRWELDYLEG; encoded by the exons ATGTTTAATGAATCATTGGTTGTCCAAGAAAGTTTACTTTGTGAGATTTTGTGGAGGTTGTTCTCCGGTGCTTTGTGCATTTGGCGTGGATTTGCGGAGGCGTTATCTTTGTATGATGCAGCTATTGCAATTGATCCTAAAAAGGCTGCTTATAGAAGTAACAGAAGTGCTGCTTTAACTGCTCTTGGTAGGCTTCTTGAAGCTTTGTTTGAATGTAGGGAAGCTATTCAAATTGATCCTCATTATCATCGATCTCATCATCGTTTAGGAAGTTTGCATTTTAG ATTAGGAGAAACAGATAAGGCCCTTTATCATTATAAACAAGCAGGGCCAGAGGCTGATCCTGATGAAGTTGCTAAAGTGAAGATTCTTCAAGCTCATTTAAATAAGTGCACCGAGGCTCAAAGGGTAGGAGATTGGAACAAACTTGTGGTCGAGACCTCCAACACTATATCAGCTGGTGCAGATTCTGCTCCACAG GAAAATGTCAAAATCAAGCACCCTCAATTGTTGACGAACAAAGGTTTCACAACTCAAAGGCAAAATAGGCATTGGGACTACTATCAAGAATTTGAAGTTTTTCATTGGCAAAGGATAAATACAAAACGATGGGAGTTGGACTATTTGGAAGGCTAA
- the LOC123900148 gene encoding uncharacterized protein LOC123900148, whose protein sequence is MLYGQIQYQKYNKYTLLFFYTYISILFLFFIPYCHTCFLYFSLSIPRCFLPLTEPLRRSPSTTNRRRHLPPPLNNHHRLFSCNFEKSNFNFRRPVLDGYNWWRGHAAAFLKYANLPPEALRHGRVIQHKLTSG, encoded by the exons ATGCTATACGGACAAATTCAAtaccaaaaatacaacaaatatactCTACTATTCTTTTATacctatatttctattttatttttattttttataccatatTGCCACACATGtttcctttatttttctctttccattCCTCGCTGTTTTCTTCCTCTCACCGAGCCTCTGCGCCGATCTCCCTCCACCACCAATCGCCGGCGACATCTCCCTCCACCACTAAACAACCATCACCGCCTCTTCTCTTgcaattttgaaaaatcaaatttcaatttcag GCGACCTGTTTTGGATGGTTATAACTGGTGGCGAGGTCATGCTGCAGCCTTTCTTAAGTATGCAAATTTGCCTCCGGAAGCACTCAGACATGGGAGAGTAATCCAG CATAAGCTGACAAGCGGCTAA
- the LOC123897765 gene encoding dynein light chain 2, cytoplasmic encodes MLEGKAVIGETDMLQTMQQDALDLASKALDFYDVTEAIEIARFIKKEFDRVHGAGWQCIVGTDFGSFVTHCCGCFIYFCIGSMAILLFKGSAAPQAEEDQFSAIGATKA; translated from the exons ATGCTAGAAGGCAAGGCAGTGATTGGTGAGACAGACATGCTTCaaactatgcaacaagatgctCTTGATTTAGCATCCAAAGCACTAGATTTCTATGATGTAACTGAGGCCATTGAGATAGCTCGATTTATAAAGAag GAATTTGATAGGGTGCATGGAGCTGGTTGGCAATGCATTGTAGGCACTGATTTTGGTTCATTTGTGACACATTGTTGTGGCTGCTTCATATATTTCTGTATAGGTAGTATGGCAATTTTGCTCTTTAAGGGCTCTGCTGCTCCACAAGCAGAGGAAGATCAGTTCTCAGCAATAGGGGCAACCAAAGCATAA